The Candidatus Marinimicrobia bacterium CG08_land_8_20_14_0_20_45_22 genome contains a region encoding:
- a CDS encoding DUF47 domain-containing protein, with product MSIFSRTKSLEKQCEEFLDITNKSTQIFLKGVEAYLANEKKEFEESLRKITLLESSGDSLRRDIEDQVYTETLIPESRGDMLALLENIDNIINQAKQILMEFSVEIPRVPEQFHADYIKLSQHSAKAVDEVVISTHSFLVDPLNVRHSLNKVYFWEHEADRQSESLKRKVFRTPELELSEKFHLRYFALHIELMADKAEDVADRLAIYTIKRSI from the coding sequence ATGTCCATTTTTAGCCGAACAAAGTCGCTGGAAAAACAGTGCGAGGAATTTCTGGATATTACGAACAAATCGACACAGATATTCTTGAAGGGTGTCGAAGCATACTTGGCCAATGAAAAGAAAGAATTTGAGGAGTCTCTGAGAAAAATCACTTTGCTGGAATCGAGCGGCGATTCACTGCGGCGCGACATCGAGGATCAAGTATATACCGAGACGCTGATCCCGGAATCGCGCGGCGACATGCTGGCGCTACTGGAAAACATTGACAACATCATTAATCAGGCCAAGCAGATTTTGATGGAATTCTCGGTCGAAATACCGCGTGTGCCCGAGCAATTTCACGCGGATTACATCAAATTATCCCAGCATAGCGCGAAGGCGGTCGATGAAGTAGTTATCTCCACCCACTCGTTTTTAGTCGATCCGCTAAATGTACGGCATTCATTGAATAAGGTTTATTTTTGGGAACATGAAGCCGACCGGCAATCCGAATCGCTGAAACGCAAAGTATTTAGAACGCCGGAACTGGAATTGAGTGAGAAATTCCATTTGCGCTATTTCGCGCTTCACATCGAACTGATGGCGGATAAAGCGGAAGACGTCGCCGACCGACTGGCGATTTACACAATTAAACGTTCGATTTGA